The segment TGTCCCCTCCTCCCTTCCCTGTGAAGCCCCCCCCGAAGGCTGGGTCAGGTGTTAGTGgcaggggaggagaggaggggacgGCAGCCAATGGCTTTTCAGACATTCAGCCGCAGGCCACGCCAAGCCCAGGGGCTACATTCTCTGTCATTGTGGAGAAACAGATGTCAGATGTGGATTGTAAAGACGATACCGTGGAGTTACTTCGAGCGGCTGACGTACAAAACCTAAATCTAGAAAACACTGGAGAGGTTCTGGGCGACAATACAGACCGTCAGAATAACATCCTGACTCTTATCAAGCAAGCTCCAGCACATCCACACACGTCAGACGTCCAAGTAAGTgtccaaataaacaaagaaacacctttttttatttttatcaagtGTCACTTTCTTTATTTGgcttcatttatgtttttgaaggaCATCCTGGAAGCTACTGAAAGGCTGTTAGAGCCACTCGCACAGGTAAGTGTTAGAATACTCACACACCCAGCGAGCTGTTTGCCAGAACCTTTCCATTTTCTTGATATGTAGGAAAACTTGTGAACGTAGGGAGGGTTTTGCCCCAGCTGGAAAAGCTTAATTTTGTGTCTTCAGGAGCCTGTTCCAGAGGAGTCTTCTCCTGTAGCCACTGAACGAGATCCAGCTTCTCCCTGCCAAGGCCCACGGTATTCGTCAGAACCTTCAGTATCAcagcaacacaaagaaatgcacacGAGGCAGAAACAGGTAAACATGGAGCGAATGTTTGGCTTACAACTATGAAACTCAGTCATGCTCTTCAATATCCTGTAACCTTCCATTCTGTGTtgtaatggtttaaaaaatgtttttgaattaatttttttaactgtcGTATCTGTGAACTGATATTAAAATGGTGTTAAAATAGACACAACTTAAACCTAGCAATAATGTGTTAAAGGTTCTCATCTTTCATTAGCTCAAGGTGGCAGCTCCGAGACCTTTACCTCAACCTCCTGTTGAGTGTGTATCTGTGGaggggaagaagaagagcacGAAGATGGCAGGGAGCAAAAAGGCTGCTGCAACCTCAGCCTCCGCGTCAGTCAGTTCCTCTAAGGATGGGTTCTTACTGGTCCCACAGGTGAGAAGGATGCACAGACTTGTGGATGTAGCTTGAAATCAGCCAAACATACTGTAGTATCAAGATGACGTGTAGATCACAGAGAAGGAAATGTTTTATCCACATCTGCTGACTGACTTCATTCAAATTCTCAGCGTAAACGACGCAGATGTTCCTGAGCTTCTTGGTTTCACACTTTGATTGAAATAAATCCAAACAGTGAGCCGACAGTGATGAGCAGAGTCTTCTGGAGGTACTGAATGGAAATCTGCTCGTTACGTCACATTGCAGCCATTGTTGCTGGAAGTAATTTGGTGCTATGTCACTGAAACAATCAGTGGAGAGGTGACAAAGAATGATCcgacaacataaataaaataaaataaaattaaaggtgaTGATACAAGTTCGACAATACTTACATAAAAATAAGACGCCTATATTTGACATTAACCTGATGCAGAGGAGGGTCGTAGCACTTCAAGGATATTATATAATCCTAACTAAAAACAGGTACCAACAACCTAACATGTATAAACCCAATATGCTAAAGTACATGTACATTCAGTACTACACTACACTACTGTATAATGCACACATAATGTTCCGTCTCATTCCTCTTTTTATGGGTTCCTGTTAATCTTAATTTACTCATCACATGTTGTATTctacaaatttaattttatatatttattttattttctagtgTCTTAATGATGacttgacttttatttttggctgtaatgattaaaaggaaaataagtaACCTGCAGAATGAtgtatgatttcttttttttacaaataggttttgggtttttttttgtttttgtttggaaaccTTTTTACTGTTAAATCGAAAGGGGCCGCCTTTGTTTGTGAGAAGCTGGCGGGGAACCATTTCCGCCAATTTAAATGTGCCgaaattttgttttcaggatCGTCCTCTGACTGCTAGAGAGAGAAGACGACTGAGGCAGTCGCAGGAGACTGGCAGCCAGGCAGGTAATCAGTCCAAACTGAGAAAATATCGAACGCTGTTACAAgataaagaattttaaaaaatcaaataccaaaatttaaatccttttaaaaaagtcaactttCCCCACACAGAAAGTTTAGCACCGAACCACACAGGTCATTAGACTTACACATTAGTAAGGTTTGTATGATACTGCAATGTTAGAGTTAAAATATTTGgtggagtgttttttttgtttttgtctttattagttTTCTGCTTTGCTCAGGTGTCGGCGCCGTCCGAAGAGCATCTTATGATACTGCCTCCACCAAAGCAGAGTACCACAGCGTCCCAGTTACTCGATCTGCTTCATATTCTGTCACAGAGTCCAGCAGTAAGGTACAGACACTCTTCTGTTTGTGGTATTAAAGTGTACATCCTGTCGGTTTAATAAGGACTCGGTCAGGGAAGGCTGATCAGGAGCTATTTAGTTCTGATTTGGTCCCAAAATGGGTTTCTGTCAGAACTTCCGTCACAAACCGGGGGTTTTGTTTTATCGCAGCAGGATAGGTTGATGGAACAAAAGTCTGACGAAGACGAGTGCAGCTCATCTACCAGCTCCACCGAGCGCTCAGAGGGAGACTGCAGGGAAAGGTGAGCGCACAAACCAGAGGACGATCAAGTGCAGCTTTAGTGAACCACATAACTCAGATATTATcagcattttactttttaggtTTGATTATTTTAGACGTTAATCTTTTCACAATTAATGGGTTCTCTGCAGAAAGACGGAATCCTGCGACATGCACGATTTAGTTCACATGATGACCCAGACGTTGAGAATGGATGCTGGAGACGGGGGACACGAGGTGGACAAGAGCGGACCCGACTCCACCACCCTGCCAGAGTTCAAACTGAACAGGAGGTACCGAGACACCCTGGTGCTTCACGGGAAAGCCAAAGGGGAACCAGAGAACTTGTCGCTTGGCGAAATACCGATAGGTTCGACCCTTTTAACTTAACTCCGTGGTTATTAGTGTGCAAGACATTGTGGggcttttctttgtgtgtaaCAACTCCGCCTCTTCAGGAGGCTCCACGTCCGGTCCGGCCAAGATGAGAAGAGCCATAGAGCACCTGAGGACGGATGTGGTGAAAGGTCTGGGTGTCAAGCTTTTGGACAAAGTGCTCGAGATcatggaggaagaggacgaaGTCAAAAGAGAAGTGAGTAGAACACTGCAAAGGATTTTAATTTaaggcagcaaaacacaaactcaaCTTTACTCGACTGCTTGAAAGCATCAGAAATGAATGTTGTGTATTCACCATTCAttgtaaaaactaaactgttgtAAATCAAATAACTGTCGGATGATTACCATTAAATGAACACACTGCAGACACAATAAATACTTAtatctttatgttttatatgCTGTAAAGTCAATATTTTTTAGGGTTTTGCCATGACAGTACAGACAACTCGGATTAATTTAGTCAAAGAATAACGCTATAAGAGATTATATAAGGGGGCAGATTTAAATTTACAggttgtctttgtttatttttccccagATGTGCCTTCGTGAGGAGATGGGTGACGAGAAGTATCAGGCTTATGCTGTCATGGTGAGACAGCTGAAGTTTTTCGAGGACATGGCCTTCAAGGTTTAAAGAGAACCGAATCCGGAGACGCACACAAGCAAATTtacctgagagaaaaaaaaaagtgcttcacATCTTGTCATGTTTTGCAACACCAAGAAACGGTTGTCTTTGTTGAAAACAACTGTTTCAAAGAGAAATTTGTACCAATCTGAGAATTTTTGTATCAACACGCAGGTTCTTATTTTACGATTGCAGCCCATTGGcaattatgtaaataaatgtgtaaagttttttttaaaacaaatacagaatgTAAATAGAATCTAACAAAAGTCTAACATACCTATGCAAACTGTTCTGTCATTTTAAggctcttttttatgtttatgtcttTATAGTAGAGTTCATTTTTCCtacaaaaacaagccaaaattTCAAGAGTTGGATCACTTATGTTGTAAGTTTGAATTTCTTAGATTTAACATTTgctgctctttttctttctttattaaataatgtaaaacagaTGTAGATATTAACATTTGAActgtttctaataaaatgtgaaactttttGCTCACAGCTACTTTCATTTTAGAtgctgctttaaatattttaatcctgaccaaaaaactgttttggtcacatttccggtgttttctttaaaattaaaatcagagaGAAACCCTTCCATTTATGAAACAGGaccaaatttttattatttaaatcatgTTTGAATATTGACAGACTTAACACATTTACTCTGcgaatgtttttaatgtgaattGTTGGACAAACTTCAAGATGATTTCTCgtataaaaaaagataattcaAAGCCAGGTAAGGGGTGGTTGTCGGCTTATTTGTGCTTCTTCCTTTTGCTGCCATCCTGAGGTTTCTGAGGGGATTCTCCGCTGCTCTCTGGTATGACTGGCTGCCACGGCAGAGGACTCTTCCTGTACATGGGCCACGGAGGCAGGGTCAGCTGGaataaaggacaaaaacacaattagatgtttcttttttaactccCACTTGAAACATAAAATATCAACAGTGACCCTTAACACTTACCACACAAGACACAGCAAAACCACCCATTACTATGTACACGGTCCAGCCGAACTGCTGAATGATCAGGCCGTAGATGAATCCTATCACCTGTAAAGGAAAGCTATTAGTAAACCAGACTAAGAGGTAAAACCATGATGCCGTCCTCGCATGTGTTATACGTGTTTACCGCAGAGATGAGTATAATTCCTTGGAAAATCTGCTCAGCCAGCTTCTGGCCCTTATAATCCTGtaacaaaggaaaacacagttcacagatttctttgtcattttctgaCCACCTCTGATGCAAACGTTTTATGCAAATTTACAACTGAATTTATCTGTCGATTTTCACTTCCAAGTCAGTAACTCAAAACCTGTTAAACTAATGGCTAAAGTGTTAAATTCAACTCTTGATATGGCAGATGAAACAAAAGGTCACGTGTCCAGCTTCTACGTTGTTTTAAttgagcatttatttatttagaagttTACGTTTTAATCAAATAGGTAAACCAAATCTGGCAACAAGTGTACATAAACATTTAGTTAGCAGCTGTTACtagttattttttaagctaACATTAGATAGCTTAATAGCTCCGCGTTAATGAAACCAGGAGCAAGTTAATTTGCAGTTCTGCATGCAACAAGGCGCCTTTTTTCTTACCATATGTGTTGGGATGGATTTGAATATCGACAACATGTTTGCAGTTGAACTAAAATGCATAAACGGAAATGTTTCTGGCCCTAGCTAGCAATGCAGTTTGACTTCCGGTTTCCAAAACGCTACGTcgaattgtaaaataaaacttctgtttaaTCGTCAGCGCCCTCACTTGGCAAAAACTGTGCAGCTTCACAGATTTATAAACAATAAGGATTAGGCAAAGCGCCTAGCGTTACGACCAAATTTGGTTTTAGGTTTCTGAAGCGCTTAGACTGTCCACAATAGTGCCATGTGAAAATATGTAGCTTCAATAATATAGCTTTTATACAGACGAATCTACaatttgtaactgtttttttactttcatataATACTATAATAACTTActttaatgttaattttattcattttatgctACCTGAAAATAGCGAGTGATATTGATTTTAGTCAGGCACTCTTTAAACACCTACAGCTACGTGCAGCAGCGATATAAACTTGTTGATGTTGAGTTGGCAGTTTGGGTTCAACGTGAATTTGCCTTTTCCAGAGCTTTGTCTAAAAACTGTGCTACCGtagcaagttttattttactttttttttatttaagcacaGAAAAACACGATTATCATTTAGGGTTTTTGCGGTGGCCACGCAGCAGCGAAGTAACGTTACAAAGATTGGTAGGCTTTCAGTCTCACAGTGGACATCACTCAGCTGCGGTGtttcttaacctttttttaattttacataagTGCTGTCGGACAGATGTCGTCATGACACTGAGGAAAGGTGAGCCAACTTCTGTTTGTAGCATTAATGTATTAactgcatgtttaaacattataaattaaaaacagaagcagaaatgaaCTGAGAACAAATAGACTAATACCCAAACGTGTGAATAAATGGACTTCCCAACAAAATATATTGTAACACCTGGCACTGCTACCTTATACACGTCTGCTCTTACTAACAACAGCTCTGCATTCATTGTGACCCACAGTCAACGTGGTTATCCTCATACTGCTGGCTGTGGCCTTCCTAATTATAGTTCAACGAAACCTCCTCAGCCTCAGCGACTTCTTACACAAAGAAAGCCCAGGTATGTTTGTGTGCTGCAGATCTACATCATGCAGCTTGTCGTGTGCATCTCATCAGACGAGTGAGGCTAATCAAAGCACAAATCATAAAAGATATGGGAATGTTTCTCCATCCAGATCCTGGGATGGTCCTTCCCTTTGAGGCCGAGCTGTCTCCAGATGTCAGACTTGATCTggagaggaaaggagaggaGATCCCCGTTCTCATCCCCGCTGCAGAGGACAGACTCGGGGCCGTGATCGCTGCCATGAACAGCGTGTACCAGAACAGTAAAGCCAACGTGGTTTTCACTATCGTGACCCTGAACGACACAGTTGATCATCTAAGGCGAGTCCTCTTATTGCACTTGTTACGAAGCTTAGAAGTATTTTGATTTGAGTAACCTGACATCACCGTTTCTGCATTGTCCCAACAGGACGTGGCTGAGTCAgacaaagctgaaaaatgtcaaacacaaaGTAATAATTTTTAACCCGGACCTTCTCGATGGGAAGATGCCAAAAGATCCTAGGACAGCGGAGACTTCAAAACCAGTAAGACCAGAGAAAACAGTATGGCCATCTAATCTAACAACCTGTGCTGCTGTTTACTTaattaacttttatattttgtttttctcagttgACGTTTGCCAGGTTTTATTTGCCTTTATTCATACCTGAGGCAGAGAGAGCGATCTACCTGGATGATGATATTATTGTCCAAGGTAAAGATGAGTTACTAGAgacaataaactaaatcaaagtttaatggcaTGTAGTCATCAAACTACAAGGATGTAGATTTTCTGGAAAACAATTACgtaatcagttgtttttgttggatCTCAGGAGACATTCAAGAGCTTTACGAAGCTAACCTCAAACCAGGACATGCAGCTGCCTTCTCTGAAGACTGTGACTCAGCATCCTCTAAGGGTTTTGTTCGAGGAGCCGGACACCAGGTGGTCAAGTCTTACAAAAACTAATCGTTAAGTTATTACAAGGAATATAGGCAAATCAGATACACTGATCCCTAACGCccactattttttcttttattaggaCAACTATATAGGTTTCCTCGACTTTAAGAAGGAATCAATAAAGAAGCTGGGGATGAGGGCCAACACGTGCTCCTTTAACCCAGGGGTCATCATTGCAAACCTGACTgagtggaggaaacaaaacatcaccCAGCAGCTGGAGCACTGGATGGAGCTCAACACCCGGTAAGTTGCCACTAGGGGAGAAACTGTGATGTGTGTGATTTGGTTAACAAAACAATGTAATCATTctacttttgcttttgtttcgttttgttttcctccatccAGAGAAGATCTGTACAGTAAAACACTTGCAGAAAGTGTCACCACTCCTCCACTTCTCATCGTCTTTTACAAACGTCACTCCTCCATCGACCCGTTGTGGCACGTCAGACACCTCGGTAAGTTCTGGTTAACTCCTGACAGACGACACAGAGGGGagctaagttttttttttttttagaaaaccatAATCAGCCAGAGAAGTTCCCATCTCAATAGAAATCGCTctactgtatatataaataGATCCTGGAAAGGggataaacattaaaaatacttttactgCACAAGAGCAAATATTTAGAAATCTAAAGTGAAATCaaaaactccaaaaattaattagAATATCTAATTTAGTGAGCTGTCCAGCTGTAGAATTATCCACCCATCTCCAAACCCTCATTATGTGTACctcagaaataataaattgaAACTAGGTGCAGTTTAATCAACATTTTAGGCAATATCCAGTTCATGTAAAATCTTTAATAACAGTAAAGCCATTAGCTGTTTTGCAgctaaaatactaaaacaaagccaaaataaagaacatttgaaaaacctttgaaataaatattttaaagccctttttacaaacacacatcaaagTAAAAGTTGTCAGTTTTTTGGTGATGACCTAAAATGACCTGAAACCACAGCTCTTATTTGTGTTGTACCTGAAATCTGACACCTGGCTGCTaacgtttcttttctttttttcatttttcttttttacatagtGTGTTTGGAGCTGGAACCAAATAACACTCTGATAACTTAGCACTGCACTTGTTGCTAACAAGGAGCATTGTGAACAACCttgaaaattaacattttatatatttttctagaTAAATTTTAAACCAATTACAAAATGCAGCTAACCGAGGTATTAATGCTTGAAGGTAGTTCAGTAAGGCCAGCTGCTCAGAATAATAAAACGACACCTTTTCAGGCACGATGGGAGCTGGAAACCGGTATTCCCCGCAGTTTGTGAACGCAGCCAAACTCCTCCACTGGAACGGCCACTATAAGCCCTGGGGGAGAGCGTCCTCTTTTTCTGAAGTGTGGGACAAGTGGTTCATTCCTGACCCGACAGGAAGGTTCTATCCTGTGAGAAGACACTCGGACTAAACGGTGGGTCTCAGACCGCTTTTGGACCAGCTCAGCCTCAGGAactaaagctgttttctttgccAAAAATCTGATTCGTCACCCTCTGGATGTGTGGACATGTTTATCCTGACTTCACTTTGAGAACAGATTGTTCTTTTAGTCTTTCTTCAAAGCAAagtcttttgattttgtttgactTATGTTTCTCACAAAACCACTGAAAAACACGTAGTTTTCTGCTTTGATGGTTTTTTACGTTTAGCTCCTGCTCAGAGGAGTGACTGTATAAAACAGGGCTCCTATACACTTCCAATTTAACATTCCATgcttgtaaaatacatttttattttaggtttatttttacagccattttaaaaatctgagcaCAAGCACCTAGatgttcagtttgattttaGATATCCAGTGAACTCTGTGTTAGATTATGTCTACATATTTTCTGTTGCCACCAAATGCTAGATTATCATCATTCCAGGTTCTGTAGCTCCTACAAAGCTGTTATTCCTAAATGAGTGCACTACATTTTATAGGAGTCGCAGAAATCGTTTGAACAACTCGTCTGGACTGTAAACCTGAGCCTCAGCCTCACAGACGTGTTCAGCACCTGTGCCTCAAAACCAGTTCTCAAAAAGATGGAAatggtgtaaaaacaaaactctaagGCTTCAGGATAAACCAAGAggtactttttatgttttagagttgaaacaaaaaatagaaaaagacaaattcaaCACTTTTTAAGAACCTGTTGGAACATTGATCATTGTAATATAACCTGTATTAATGTGCCAAGAACTCCATGTACAATTGATGTCATTAGGGTTAATTTGTCTTTAGTTCATGAAAGGATTAATGCTGCCTGTTTTTACCTGCTCCAGGTCAAATAATGAGTTTGTCACATAAATAATGTCTAAACTTGAATTTTCAGTGATCTGTAGATGTTGACCTACCCTGAGCTGAATTATATTTGTTGTAAACGAACACTAAGCCTCTTCTGCTGAACTGTGGATTTTAAAGCAAGCTTCTAACCAAACTTTACCTCTTCAGATTGCACAAATGTCTCATGCCTCAGCTtcatttttagagattttataCAAGTTACAAAGCTGTTACCTTGCTGTTGTGAAGTCTTTTTTTCGGTacagtagctcaaataaaaacttatttccTTTAATGTGAGTTTTCCTAAattttgtctgtaaaaactgcaaCTTTTTATGGGAACAATTTGTAacaacatgaaagaaaaacaggcaaaaggcagtttgttcttttttcgaTTTATTTCATGTACAGGTCATTGTTTATATACAATATTCTGCATTTGATTCTTCCAAGTGATTTTTAGACACCTGGATAGTAGATATATACACACACCTGTCAATGTCACTCATTTGGTCAATGAACTGTCCcagtaaaactgatttactgTCAGAAAATATTGTTCAAGGTTAAATCCTCACAAGATGTTTGGGTTTAAATGACACAGAGGGGCTGAGAACACCTGGTTTATTTGTAGTCTGacagtaaaaacagtaaatgcatattttatttttgggtcATATATGCAATCTGTTTGCACGATTTAATGTCAAATTTAACACCAGACCTTTGAAGCGTTTCACAAAACAATTGTGATAATCAGACCAATCAGGGGTCAGCTGTGTTTCCACATCACCTCAGCATCACTTTGTCTCGTTTGGGACCTCCACTGAGGTTAGAGCAAAGTACCAGTATCATTCATGTAGTACtacatgtaataaaaaaaaaaaaacagggaaaatacTGAGCCCTGATCACTCCAAGTAATGGAAAACCACTGAAGTAAATCCAGGTGCAGCATAGACTCAGGTAAAGACTCGGAGTGACATCACggttcatttaaaatctgtgttgaAGTCATAAGCATCATCTGTGCTGACTGTAGACAGGCTGATGTCCTTGGGAGCTGACTGAAATCTCACCCTGCTGGgattttctgcaaaaagaaatcaaaattaaaaccttCCTGACAAGTtcatattttagttattttataaCTCTTAAAATAATACCTCTGAGTGACGTTTTCTGGGGTTTCTCAGGTTCTTCTACTTCACACGAGTCCTCAGGTTGGTCAGGCTGCGAGAAGAACAGATGTTTCAACCGTTTCAGATGCAGCTCCCTCCAAGTTTACagtgattaaaataaagttgGCAGGATCAGAGTTGGATTAGAAGTCTTCACAGACAAATCAAGACTTTGCGTTTTGTCCTCATCTCCAGAAGAGCTTTTTATTGTTAGCTGCTGTTAAACACTTCTCTGTGTGGAGTTACCTCTTTGTTCTCATTCTGCTCCACCTTTTCCTCTGCATCATCAGCTGCAGGTGTTTCCTCAGACACGCTCAGCAGACCTGCTGTCGGGCCTTTAGAGGTGAAGCTTATGCTGCTGGCCTGGTTTGGAAATTTAACACCTatgaaggaacaaaaaaaaaaaaaacttattaaaacaCATGGAAAAGATCAGGAGAAGTCTATGGAGGCCCATGTGACCTTCTATACAATGTGTGAGCAGGGAAGGCTGCCAAAAAACACATCTCCATAAACTCAAACTCCACCGTGAGTACCTTTAAGTGTTTCCTCATTTCccagtttgacttttttcagaT is part of the Kryptolebias marmoratus isolate JLee-2015 linkage group LG4, ASM164957v2, whole genome shotgun sequence genome and harbors:
- the nek4 gene encoding serine/threonine-protein kinase Nek4 isoform X2, with amino-acid sequence MNNYVFIRVVGKGSYGEVNLVKHTTDRKQYVIKKLNLTTSSKRERRAAEQEAQLLSQLRHPNIVTYRESWEGNDRQLYIVMGFCEGGDLYHRLKQQKGELLPERQVVEWFVQIAMALQYLHERNILHRDLKTQNIFLTKTNIIKVGDLGIARVLENQNDMASTLIGTPYYMSPELFSNKPYNHKSDVWALGCCVYEMSTLKHAFNAKDMNSLVYRIVEGKLPPMPSQYDPQLGGLIKNMLCKRPEDRPDVKLILRQPYIKRQIAMFLEVTKEKTAKSRKKAVGGGGESVSNSSLSDASTKPKPEQLPLSSQPEPLVRIKKKEDKSQHRKSRNDVPDLPPVPTSPLPKTPPSDVLKTSIVSMATVSGIDIDLPLQQDEEGTKRQVQRPPSGVSHPETTAEPATRSVNKTSKARGKPALSPPPFPVKPPPKAGSGVSGRGGEEGTAANGFSDIQPQATPSPGATFSVIVEKQMSDVDCKDDTVELLRAADVQNLNLENTGEVLGDNTDRQNNILTLIKQAPAHPHTSDVQDILEATERLLEPLAQEPVPEESSPVATERDPASPCQGPRYSSEPSVSQQHKEMHTRQKQLKVAAPRPLPQPPVECVSVEGKKKSTKMAGSKKAAATSASASVSSSKDGFLLVPQDRPLTARERRRLRQSQETGSQAGVGAVRRASYDTASTKAEYHSVPVTRSASYSVTESSSKDRLMEQKSDEDECSSSTSSTERSEGDCRERKTESCDMHDLVHMMTQTLRMDAGDGGHEVDKSGPDSTTLPEFKLNRRYRDTLVLHGKAKGEPENLSLGEIPIGGSTSGPAKMRRAIEHLRTDVVKGLGVKLLDKVLEIMEEEDEVKREMCLREEMGDEKYQAYAVMVRQLKFFEDMAFKV
- the glt8d1 gene encoding glycosyltransferase 8 domain-containing protein 1; its protein translation is MTLRKVNVVILILLAVAFLIIVQRNLLSLSDFLHKESPDPGMVLPFEAELSPDVRLDLERKGEEIPVLIPAAEDRLGAVIAAMNSVYQNSKANVVFTIVTLNDTVDHLRTWLSQTKLKNVKHKVIIFNPDLLDGKMPKDPRTAETSKPLTFARFYLPLFIPEAERAIYLDDDIIVQGDIQELYEANLKPGHAAAFSEDCDSASSKGFVRGAGHQDNYIGFLDFKKESIKKLGMRANTCSFNPGVIIANLTEWRKQNITQQLEHWMELNTREDLYSKTLAESVTTPPLLIVFYKRHSSIDPLWHVRHLGTMGAGNRYSPQFVNAAKLLHWNGHYKPWGRASSFSEVWDKWFIPDPTGRFYPVRRHSD
- the nek4 gene encoding serine/threonine-protein kinase Nek4 isoform X1 gives rise to the protein MNNYVFIRVVGKGSYGEVNLVKHTTDRKQYVIKKLNLTTSSKRERRAAEQEAQLLSQLRHPNIVTYRESWEGNDRQLYIVMGFCEGGDLYHRLKQQKGELLPERQVVEWFVQIAMALQYLHERNILHRDLKTQNIFLTKTNIIKVGDLGIARVLENQNDMASTLIGTPYYMSPELFSNKPYNHKSDVWALGCCVYEMSTLKHAFNAKDMNSLVYRIVEGKLPPMPSQYDPQLGGLIKNMLCKRPEDRPDVKLILRQPYIKRQIAMFLEVTKEKTAKSRKKAVGGGGESVSNSSLSDASTKPKPEQLPLSSQPEPLVRIKKKEDKSQHRKSRNDVPDLPPVPTSPLPKTPPSDVLKTSIVSMATVSGIDIDLPLQQDEEGTKRQVQRPPSGVSHPETTAEPATRSVNKTSKARGKPALSPPPFPVKPPPKAGSGVSGRGGEEGTAANGFSDIQPQATPSPGATFSVIVEKQMSDVDCKDDTVELLRAADVQNLNLENTGEVLGDNTDRQNNILTLIKQAPAHPHTSDVQDILEATERLLEPLAQEPVPEESSPVATERDPASPCQGPRYSSEPSVSQQHKEMHTRQKQLKVAAPRPLPQPPVECVSVEGKKKSTKMAGSKKAAATSASASVSSSKDGFLLVPQDRPLTARERRRLRQSQETGSQAGVGAVRRASYDTASTKAEYHSVPVTRSASYSVTESSSKQDRLMEQKSDEDECSSSTSSTERSEGDCRERKTESCDMHDLVHMMTQTLRMDAGDGGHEVDKSGPDSTTLPEFKLNRRYRDTLVLHGKAKGEPENLSLGEIPIGGSTSGPAKMRRAIEHLRTDVVKGLGVKLLDKVLEIMEEEDEVKREMCLREEMGDEKYQAYAVMVRQLKFFEDMAFKV
- the spcs1 gene encoding signal peptidase complex subunit 1, which codes for MHFSSTANMLSIFKSIPTHMDYKGQKLAEQIFQGIILISAVIGFIYGLIIQQFGWTVYIVMGGFAVSCVLTLPPWPMYRKSPLPWQPVIPESSGESPQKPQDGSKRKKHK